A part of Paraliobacillus zengyii genomic DNA contains:
- a CDS encoding cytochrome d ubiquinol oxidase subunit II — translation MSYEIIGITVLWLFLYGYLIIASIDFGAGFYAFYAKMTKQDHIINQIISRYLSPVWEVTNVFLVFFFVGIVGFFPSTAYYYGSALLVPASFAIVLLAIRGSFYAFENYGSKQSNIYMFLYGATGLLIPASLSVALTISEGGFITEENGVVSLKYLELFTSPLAWSIVALAITALLFISASFLTYYASRANDHAALKIVRKWALFWATPTIIMALTTMIALGQHNERHFDNMLDLWWIFGLSMGFFLIAMGLLYIGRNYGSAFIAIMLQFFFAFFGYGVAQYPYLLDPYIHIEDSVTNEAMGIALIVAFIGGLLLLVPSLFLLMRLFLFNADYAKGEK, via the coding sequence ATGAGTTATGAAATAATTGGAATTACTGTTCTATGGTTATTTTTGTATGGGTATCTGATCATTGCATCGATCGATTTCGGTGCAGGGTTTTACGCCTTTTACGCAAAAATGACGAAACAAGATCATATTATCAATCAAATAATTTCAAGATATTTATCACCGGTTTGGGAAGTTACGAATGTGTTTCTAGTTTTCTTTTTTGTTGGAATAGTAGGCTTTTTCCCATCAACGGCATATTATTATGGTTCTGCTTTACTCGTTCCAGCAAGCTTTGCTATCGTACTGTTAGCTATTCGAGGATCATTTTATGCTTTTGAAAATTATGGGTCAAAACAAAGTAATATTTACATGTTTTTATATGGAGCAACTGGGTTGTTAATTCCAGCCTCTTTATCAGTTGCGCTAACTATTTCAGAAGGTGGATTCATAACCGAAGAAAATGGTGTAGTTTCGCTTAAATATTTGGAATTGTTCACAAGTCCTTTAGCATGGAGTATTGTTGCATTAGCGATAACGGCACTATTATTCATTAGTGCGAGTTTTTTAACGTACTATGCTTCCCGAGCAAATGATCACGCAGCTCTTAAAATAGTGCGAAAATGGGCTCTCTTTTGGGCTACACCAACAATTATAATGGCTTTAACGACAATGATTGCTTTAGGTCAGCATAACGAACGTCATTTTGATAATATGTTAGATCTATGGTGGATATTCGGTTTATCTATGGGCTTTTTCTTAATAGCAATGGGTCTATTATATATTGGCAGAAATTATGGATCAGCGTTTATCGCCATTATGTTGCAATTTTTCTTTGCATTCTTTGGCTATGGTGTTGCGCAGTACCCATATTTGCTTGATCCGTACATTCACATAGAGGATAGTGTAACGAATGAAGCTATGGGTATTGCTTTAATTGTGGCCTTCATTGGGGGATTACTCTTGTTAGTACCTTCTCTTTTCTTGCTCATGCGTTTATTTCTATTTAATGCAGATTATGCGAAAGGGGAAAAATAA
- a CDS encoding cytochrome ubiquinol oxidase subunit I: MEFDTVTISRLITAMTLTFHIIFATLGVGVPLFISLAEFIGIKKKDKHYELLAKRWARGFVITVAIGVVTGTAIGLQLSLVWPNFMQLAGNVIALPLFMEVFAFFFEAIFLGIYLYTWNRFKGKFTHWFISLPIVIGAGMSAVFITTVNSFMNSPDGFTMENGEFAAVNPLEAMLNPSAPTRIAHVVGGSYLTVAAILATIAAIALLRRKGAAEYHKKALKLTVISMFVFSLITAVAGDASAKYLANNQPEKLAAAEWLFETEENADLLLFGWLNEDNEIVGAIRIPGALSFLAHGNFMSEVTGLEETPEDERPPLWIHYMFDSMVSIGMFLIGISFLYLVLTRFKKWDENNKFMLWLIALTGPLAMLAVEFGWIYAEEGRQPWILRGYMRVEEAATSSPYILHMFFLFLALYIVLGTLFVITLRKLFKDNPAEIELEKHYPETMEEGEEK, from the coding sequence TAGATTAATCACAGCAATGACCCTGACATTTCATATCATCTTTGCGACATTAGGTGTTGGTGTGCCATTATTTATTTCATTAGCAGAATTTATCGGAATTAAAAAGAAAGACAAACATTATGAGTTATTAGCGAAGCGATGGGCAAGAGGTTTTGTTATAACTGTCGCAATTGGTGTTGTTACAGGAACAGCAATTGGTCTGCAACTTTCATTAGTTTGGCCAAACTTTATGCAACTTGCAGGTAATGTAATAGCATTACCGTTATTTATGGAAGTTTTCGCTTTTTTCTTTGAAGCAATTTTCTTAGGTATCTATTTATATACGTGGAACCGATTTAAAGGGAAATTTACACATTGGTTTATTTCATTACCAATTGTAATTGGAGCAGGTATGTCTGCAGTTTTCATTACGACAGTAAATTCGTTTATGAATTCACCTGATGGCTTCACAATGGAGAATGGAGAGTTCGCTGCTGTCAATCCACTTGAAGCAATGTTAAATCCATCTGCACCAACTAGAATTGCGCATGTAGTAGGAGGATCATATCTTACAGTTGCCGCAATACTAGCAACGATTGCTGCAATTGCATTATTACGACGAAAAGGGGCTGCTGAGTATCATAAAAAGGCGTTAAAGCTAACTGTGATCTCAATGTTTGTATTCTCTTTAATAACAGCAGTTGCAGGAGACGCATCGGCAAAATATCTGGCAAATAATCAGCCTGAAAAATTAGCTGCTGCAGAATGGCTTTTTGAAACAGAAGAGAACGCTGATCTGCTCTTATTTGGCTGGCTAAATGAAGACAATGAAATTGTTGGCGCAATTCGAATACCTGGAGCGTTAAGCTTTTTAGCACATGGAAATTTCATGAGCGAAGTTACAGGTTTAGAAGAAACGCCCGAAGATGAACGTCCACCATTGTGGATACATTATATGTTTGATTCAATGGTTTCAATTGGAATGTTTTTAATCGGTATTTCATTTCTCTATCTGGTTCTAACTCGATTTAAAAAATGGGATGAAAATAATAAATTTATGCTTTGGCTTATAGCATTAACTGGACCATTAGCAATGTTAGCTGTAGAATTCGGTTGGATATACGCAGAAGAAGGAAGACAGCCATGGATTTTGCGTGGTTATATGCGAGTTGAAGAAGCAGCAACATCATCTCCATATATTTTGCATATGTTCTTTTTGTTTTTAGCTTTATATATTGTTTTAGGTACATTATTTGTTATCACGTTAAGAAAATTATTTAAAGACAATCCGGCAGAGATAGAATTAGAAAAACACTACCCTGAAACTATGGAAGAGGGGGAAGAAAAATGA
- the cydD gene encoding thiol reductant ABC exporter subunit CydD: protein MQNLQQTVWMHKIRIFFLIGLTVTLGLSIIVQAFAMTTIVDGVFLKNQTFHAMIPWLLLLLIVLFIRALTDYISKRIGVSLASDVKGNVRKKLLSKYAARPVQLAEKGQTGKKVSMLLDGVDEMDSFYSQFIPQVMQSTFVPLLAMIVIFTQHVNSGIILLVTAPFIPIFMIVIGLQTQKKSEEKLDKLASFSGTFLDTLQGLVTLKLFNRTKQQKDKIEKSSLGFRDTTMEILKVAFTQSFMLEVISMLSIGIVALELAIQLIIYESISFFTAFVILVLVPEFFTSLKELGTTFHNGRSSLGAAKKVLEEFDEEDGAIQWGEKQLSKEGGPPMITLEQVDFSYPDSNFNLQAITATFHPKQKIAIVGASGAGKSTLLHLLAGMITPEHGAIKLDNQPLVEFSESSWLGKLSYISQQPYIFSGTIGENIEMGTNLPVDEQDIRKAAQLAGIAPLIESLEKQYDTPIGEAGRGLSSGEKQRVSIARAFLKKPKVVLLDEPTRGLDLATEKILQQSIEQLSKTATVITVAHRLHTIKKADQILFMEKGQLLAIGTHETLLATLPAYKDMVTIQQGGEEA, encoded by the coding sequence ATGCAAAATTTACAGCAAACCGTATGGATGCATAAAATAAGAATCTTCTTCTTAATTGGATTAACCGTAACACTAGGCCTCTCTATAATTGTACAGGCTTTTGCTATGACAACTATTGTCGATGGGGTCTTTTTAAAAAACCAAACGTTTCATGCGATGATTCCATGGCTACTGTTATTGTTAATCGTTCTATTTATTCGCGCATTAACGGATTATATAAGTAAACGAATTGGTGTTTCACTAGCAAGTGATGTAAAAGGAAATGTACGTAAAAAACTATTATCTAAATATGCTGCCCGTCCTGTTCAACTGGCTGAAAAAGGACAAACGGGTAAGAAAGTTAGTATGTTATTAGACGGTGTCGATGAGATGGATAGTTTTTATAGTCAGTTTATTCCTCAAGTAATGCAGAGTACTTTTGTACCGTTACTTGCCATGATCGTAATTTTCACTCAACATGTTAATTCAGGAATTATATTGCTTGTTACAGCACCGTTTATTCCAATTTTTATGATTGTAATTGGCTTACAAACACAAAAAAAGTCAGAAGAAAAGCTAGATAAATTAGCTTCTTTTTCTGGCACTTTTTTAGATACATTACAAGGTCTTGTTACATTAAAACTATTTAACCGAACAAAACAGCAGAAAGATAAAATTGAAAAGAGTAGTTTAGGCTTTCGAGATACGACAATGGAGATTTTAAAAGTTGCTTTCACTCAATCTTTTATGCTTGAAGTCATTTCGATGCTAAGTATTGGTATTGTTGCTTTGGAATTAGCTATCCAGTTAATAATATATGAAAGTATTTCGTTTTTCACTGCATTTGTCATACTTGTGCTTGTACCTGAATTTTTTACGTCGTTGAAAGAACTTGGTACGACTTTTCATAATGGTAGAAGTAGTTTGGGCGCCGCTAAAAAAGTATTAGAAGAATTCGATGAAGAAGACGGTGCGATACAATGGGGAGAAAAGCAATTAAGTAAAGAAGGCGGACCTCCAATGATTACGTTGGAACAGGTAGACTTTAGTTATCCAGATAGTAATTTTAACTTGCAGGCTATCACAGCGACTTTTCACCCGAAACAGAAGATAGCAATTGTAGGAGCAAGTGGTGCGGGTAAATCTACGTTATTACATTTGTTGGCTGGTATGATCACTCCTGAACATGGTGCAATCAAACTTGATAATCAACCGCTTGTTGAATTTTCGGAGTCATCATGGCTTGGGAAGCTTTCTTATATTTCACAGCAACCATATATCTTTTCAGGTACAATCGGCGAGAATATCGAAATGGGAACAAACTTACCAGTTGATGAACAGGATATACGAAAAGCTGCGCAGTTAGCAGGAATTGCGCCATTGATTGAATCATTGGAGAAACAATACGATACACCCATTGGAGAAGCTGGTCGAGGATTATCTAGCGGGGAAAAACAACGTGTATCTATTGCACGTGCATTTTTAAAAAAGCCAAAAGTTGTCTTACTCGATGAACCAACACGTGGACTTGATCTAGCTACAGAAAAAATCTTACAACAATCTATCGAACAATTGTCCAAAACGGCAACTGTTATCACGGTAGCACATCGATTACACACGATTAAAAAAGCAGATCAAATTCTATTTATGGAAAAAGGACAATTACTAGCGATAGGAACACACGAAACATTGCTAGCTACTTTACCTGCTTATAAAGATATGGTGACGATTCAACAGGGGGGAGAAGAAGCATGA
- the cydC gene encoding thiol reductant ABC exporter subunit CydC, whose translation MSALFKVIKLMLIEKRDILFAILFGFIAGISSVGLFAASGYLISKAALMPPFYALIMLTSTVKLLGFIKASSKYGERIYSHRATFTILSNLRVTFFEKLEPLVPQIFHKYRSGDILGRVVGDVESLQNFFLRVFYPPIVLLLVFVTTILFSSFYSIEIALILLVGFLLTVFVIPAFFSLRQVRINGKVRQERGDLSTEITELMYGFRDLKIFQQLEKKQEQITMQSESYIEKQKRENINKVYSQSFNGFITFIVSWFVLAVGAYLVVDGRLEGIFLAMLVMISLTVFEPAAPMAVFPIYMQESRDASSRLYEVVEDPDIQVSEVETNVEQITNKPPMIGFKNITFTYRGDWRTTIPSLSLEIPAGSKTAIVGASGSGKSTLLQLVLKLQQVQAGKIYWDHHDISTVSGNALWEQSKVVLQENHFFYGTIRENLLLADSDLDDIVLHEALMNVQLENFSLDDHVLENGENLSGGEKQRLAIARAILKNGHIWILDEPTSSLDAKTEEKIYKQLFEQAQTDTLLLVSHRLKGLEKMDQIIVMDHGEIIESGSYTNLMKKNGYFYQMKTLEESLL comes from the coding sequence ATGAGCGCTCTTTTTAAAGTCATAAAACTTATGTTGATTGAGAAAAGGGATATTTTGTTTGCTATTTTATTTGGTTTTATTGCTGGTATTAGTAGCGTTGGACTATTTGCTGCTAGTGGCTATCTTATTTCCAAAGCAGCTTTAATGCCTCCATTCTATGCATTAATTATGCTTACTTCTACAGTTAAATTACTTGGGTTTATTAAAGCTAGTTCAAAATATGGCGAACGTATTTATTCTCACAGGGCAACTTTTACTATCTTAAGTAATTTACGTGTTACTTTTTTTGAAAAGTTAGAACCTCTTGTTCCACAAATTTTTCATAAGTATAGAAGTGGAGACATACTTGGTCGAGTAGTAGGAGATGTGGAGAGTTTACAGAATTTCTTTTTACGTGTTTTTTATCCACCAATTGTGTTATTACTCGTTTTTGTAACAACAATCTTATTTAGTAGCTTTTATTCCATTGAAATCGCGCTTATTTTATTAGTTGGTTTCTTACTAACGGTATTTGTTATCCCAGCTTTTTTTTCGTTACGACAAGTAAGAATTAATGGTAAAGTCAGACAAGAACGTGGAGATCTTTCAACGGAAATTACTGAATTGATGTATGGTTTTCGAGATTTAAAGATATTTCAACAATTAGAAAAAAAACAAGAACAAATAACTATGCAATCAGAAAGTTATATTGAAAAACAAAAACGTGAAAATATTAATAAAGTCTATAGTCAATCGTTTAATGGTTTTATAACCTTTATCGTAAGCTGGTTCGTACTTGCAGTCGGAGCTTATTTGGTTGTAGATGGTAGGTTAGAAGGGATATTTTTAGCTATGCTTGTTATGATCTCACTAACCGTTTTTGAACCTGCTGCTCCAATGGCTGTTTTCCCAATTTATATGCAAGAAAGCCGCGATGCATCCAGCCGTTTGTATGAGGTAGTGGAGGATCCAGATATTCAAGTTAGCGAAGTCGAAACTAACGTTGAACAAATCACTAATAAACCACCAATGATTGGATTTAAAAATATTACCTTCACGTATAGGGGGGATTGGCGCACAACCATTCCATCACTTAGTTTAGAGATTCCTGCAGGTTCGAAAACAGCGATTGTTGGAGCAAGTGGTTCAGGAAAATCAACCTTACTACAGTTAGTTTTGAAACTACAGCAAGTACAAGCAGGTAAAATTTATTGGGATCACCACGATATTTCAACTGTTTCAGGAAATGCATTGTGGGAACAGTCAAAAGTCGTGCTACAAGAAAATCATTTCTTTTATGGAACAATCCGTGAAAACTTATTACTCGCAGATTCTGATTTAGATGACATTGTATTACATGAAGCATTAATGAATGTGCAACTTGAAAACTTTTCACTCGATGACCATGTATTAGAAAACGGTGAGAATCTTTCTGGCGGTGAAAAACAACGTCTAGCAATTGCTAGAGCAATCTTGAAAAACGGTCATATTTGGATTTTAGATGAGCCAACGTCATCACTTGATGCTAAAACAGAAGAAAAAATATATAAACAACTTTTTGAACAAGCACAAACAGATACATTATTGTTAGTTAGTCACCGTTTAAAAGGATTAGAAAAGATGGATCAAATTATAGTCATGGATCATGGTGAGATTATTGAATCGGGATCTTATACGAATTTAATGAAAAAGAATGGTTATTTTTATCAAATGAAGACACTGGAAGAAAGTTTACTTTAA